The Streptomyces pactum genome contains a region encoding:
- a CDS encoding glycosyltransferase — translation MTVVTFVSALSLASWLWLLLARGFFWRTDVGLPAREEPGAWPSVCVVVPARDEAAVLPGSLPSLLAQDYPGRAEVFLIDDGSTDGTGGLACELARRQEGLPLTVASPGEPPDGWTGKLWAVRHGIDLARAHEPEYLLLTDADIAHAPDSLRRLVAAARTGGFDVVSQMARLRVESVWERLVVPAFVYFFAQLYPFRWIGSRDTRTAAAAGGCVLLRAETAERARIPEAIRHAVIDDVALARAVKGGGGRVWLGLADRVDSVRPYPRLHDLWRMVARSAYAQLRHNPLVLAATVVGLALVYLVPPVSVVVGAATGSAAAAVLGGGAWLVMAGTYVPMLRYYRQPLWLAPLLPFTAFLYLLMTVDSAVRHYRGRGAAWKGRTYARPDALPDEG, via the coding sequence ATGACCGTCGTGACCTTCGTGTCCGCCCTGTCCCTCGCCTCCTGGCTGTGGCTGCTGCTCGCCCGGGGCTTCTTCTGGCGTACGGACGTCGGGTTGCCGGCCCGGGAGGAGCCCGGCGCCTGGCCCTCCGTGTGCGTCGTCGTCCCGGCGCGCGACGAGGCGGCGGTCCTGCCCGGCAGCCTGCCGTCGCTGCTCGCCCAGGACTATCCGGGGCGGGCGGAGGTCTTCCTGATCGACGACGGCAGCACGGACGGCACGGGCGGGCTGGCGTGCGAGCTGGCCCGGCGGCAGGAGGGTCTGCCCCTCACCGTGGCCTCGCCGGGGGAGCCGCCCGACGGCTGGACGGGCAAGCTGTGGGCGGTGCGGCACGGCATCGACCTGGCACGCGCGCATGAGCCCGAGTACCTGCTGCTGACGGACGCCGACATCGCCCACGCGCCGGACAGCCTGCGCCGGCTGGTGGCGGCCGCCCGCACCGGCGGCTTCGACGTCGTCTCGCAGATGGCCCGACTGCGGGTGGAGAGCGTGTGGGAGCGGCTCGTGGTGCCGGCCTTCGTCTACTTCTTCGCCCAGTTGTACCCCTTCAGGTGGATCGGCTCGAGGGACACGCGGACGGCGGCAGCGGCGGGCGGCTGTGTGCTGCTGCGCGCGGAGACCGCCGAGCGGGCGCGGATCCCGGAGGCCATCCGGCACGCCGTCATCGACGACGTGGCCCTCGCCCGAGCGGTCAAGGGCGGCGGCGGGCGCGTCTGGCTGGGCCTGGCCGACCGGGTGGACAGTGTGCGGCCGTATCCGCGGCTGCACGACCTGTGGCGGATGGTGGCGCGCAGCGCGTACGCGCAACTGCGGCACAACCCGCTGGTGCTCGCCGCGACGGTCGTCGGCCTGGCCCTGGTGTACCTCGTGCCGCCGGTGTCGGTGGTCGTGGGCGCGGCGACGGGGAGTGCGGCGGCGGCCGTCCTCGGCGGTGGCGCCTGGCTGGTGATGGCGGGGACGTACGTGCCGATGCTGCGCTACTACCGGCAGCCGCTGTGGCTGGCCCCGCTGCTGCCGTTCACCGCGTTCCTGTACCTCCTGATGACGGTCGACTCGGCGGTGCGGCACTACCGGGGGCGCGGTGCGGCCTGGAAGGGCCGCACCTACGCCCGTCCGGACGCCCTTCCGGA
- a CDS encoding glutamate racemase, which produces MKIALMDSGIGLLAATAAVRRLRPDADLILSLDPDGMPWGPRTPEDLTARAVAVAEAAAAHRPDALIVGCNTATVHALPALRARLEPALPVIGTVPAIKPAAAGGGPVAIWATPATTGSSYQRGLIEDYAGDATVTEVPCPGLADAVEHADETAITAAVAAAAALTPDAVTTVVLGCTHYELVAERIRAAVQRPGAPRLVLHGSAGAVAAQALRRIGARPDPGAPAEGTLTVLLSGREGTLPAPALAYAEGRLLRAVTPAR; this is translated from the coding sequence GTGAAGATCGCGCTCATGGACTCCGGAATCGGTCTGCTGGCGGCCACCGCCGCGGTACGGCGCCTGCGACCGGACGCCGATCTCATCCTGTCCCTGGACCCCGACGGCATGCCCTGGGGCCCGCGTACCCCCGAGGACCTGACCGCGCGGGCCGTGGCCGTGGCCGAGGCCGCCGCCGCGCACCGCCCGGACGCCCTGATCGTCGGCTGCAACACCGCCACCGTGCACGCACTGCCCGCGCTGCGCGCCCGGCTGGAGCCCGCACTGCCGGTCATCGGCACCGTCCCGGCGATCAAGCCCGCCGCGGCCGGCGGCGGACCCGTGGCGATCTGGGCGACACCCGCCACCACCGGCAGCTCCTACCAGCGCGGTCTCATCGAGGACTACGCCGGCGACGCGACGGTCACCGAGGTGCCGTGCCCCGGGCTCGCCGACGCCGTCGAGCACGCGGACGAGACCGCGATCACCGCGGCCGTCGCCGCCGCGGCCGCCCTGACACCCGACGCGGTGACGACCGTCGTCCTGGGCTGCACCCATTACGAACTGGTCGCCGAACGCATCCGTGCCGCCGTTCAGCGCCCCGGCGCCCCGCGCCTCGTCCTGCACGGCTCCGCCGGTGCGGTCGCCGCCCAGGCACTGCGCCGGATCGGCGCCCGCCCGGACCCCGGCGCCCCGGCCGAGGGCACGCTCACCGTCCTGCTGAGCGGACGGGAGGGCACGCTGCCCGCGCCCGCGCTGGCCTACGCCGAGGGCCGGCTCCTGCGCGCGGTCACACCCGCCCGCTGA